From the Alkalibacter rhizosphaerae genome, one window contains:
- a CDS encoding NADH-ubiquinone oxidoreductase-F iron-sulfur binding region domain-containing protein: MDMVKTKTIENGRDLSTAREVYEDRMSKYQWIVSICSGAGCISSKSEEVRKAFQDELAKQGLQEKVHIKVTGCMGLCDAGPMMVVEPGRILYCHLEPSMMKELVEKHFLQNEVVVSFTYYDEADKEYKSTMDEIGFFKGQEKMVLRNCGVIDYGSLEEYISRDGFQGLNKALHEMTPEDVIEEVIESGLRGRGGGGFPTGLKWKFAAKHREGQKYMICNADEGDPGAFMDRSLLEGDPFNIIEGMLIAGYAIGATKGYVYVRAEYPLAIDRLEEAIGIARQAGLLGEGILDSDFSFDLEVRIGAGAFVCGEETALIASVEGKRGEPEQKPPYPSDEGLEKRPTVINNVETLGNIPNILSKGADHFKRHGTEKSRGTKVFALAGDINNTGLVEVPLGMTLGEILFDIGGGIPKGKRFKVAQTGGPSGGCITGDNLNVPVDYESLSDLGAIMGSGGLICMDEDTCMVDMARYFMEFVQDESCGKCLACRVGTRRMLEILNRITQGQGREGDVELLIELSETIKDTALCGLGQTAPNPVLSTIKYFREEYDQHIRDHHCQAGVCSDLFISPCENACPAHVNVPGYMALIAAGRPLDAYRLIRQENPLPAVCGRICTHPCESKCRRSQLDEPLAISDLKRFAADEAMKVEGGVPESVLSKKDKSVGIVGAGPSGLTCGFYLAKMGYDVTIYEKHPLPGGVLAYGIPEYRLPRDVLMKEIDSIKRVGVKIKTNVEIGQDLSFGQLREAHDAVFIGTGTHGSKSAGIPGEDLPGVHKGLEFLRHAGEWTWPEQENVVVVIGGGSTAVDAARVSLRKGAKEVHIFYRRKKEDMPAHEREIDEALEEGILLHEMFSPVEIQGVDKTTGVLFQKMKAKGYSADGRNKVVADEGNTLVFPCDQVIVAVSQHTEIDFAKPYRFDLTNWDTFIVDESTQRTNVEQVFAGGDVVRGSNVAILAIADGKRAASAIDAALGGSGELYKGEHIEIPMEIDDSELMEHSRFPMDFLTPEERFNNFREVAYRYHRLNAMAEAMRCLRCDYRA, from the coding sequence ATGGACATGGTAAAAACCAAGACCATTGAAAACGGACGGGATTTATCGACAGCCAGGGAAGTTTACGAGGATCGAATGAGCAAATACCAGTGGATCGTATCCATTTGCAGCGGTGCCGGGTGCATTTCTTCAAAAAGTGAAGAGGTAAGGAAGGCATTTCAAGATGAATTGGCGAAGCAGGGATTGCAGGAAAAAGTCCACATCAAAGTGACCGGCTGTATGGGACTTTGTGATGCAGGCCCTATGATGGTGGTGGAACCGGGCAGGATACTTTACTGTCATCTGGAACCATCCATGATGAAAGAACTGGTGGAAAAACATTTTTTGCAAAACGAAGTGGTCGTGTCATTCACTTATTATGATGAAGCAGACAAAGAATACAAGAGCACCATGGATGAGATCGGGTTTTTCAAAGGCCAGGAGAAAATGGTCCTTCGCAATTGTGGTGTTATCGATTACGGATCGCTGGAAGAATACATCAGCAGAGACGGATTTCAAGGGCTGAACAAGGCATTGCATGAAATGACACCGGAGGATGTGATCGAAGAGGTCATCGAATCCGGATTGCGCGGACGAGGCGGCGGAGGATTCCCAACGGGTTTGAAGTGGAAATTTGCCGCCAAACATCGGGAAGGTCAAAAATACATGATCTGCAATGCCGATGAAGGGGATCCAGGCGCATTTATGGACCGCAGCCTTTTGGAAGGAGATCCGTTCAATATCATCGAAGGCATGTTGATCGCCGGTTATGCCATTGGCGCTACCAAAGGCTACGTATATGTGCGGGCGGAATACCCATTGGCCATTGACCGGTTGGAAGAAGCCATTGGGATCGCAAGACAGGCGGGACTTCTGGGCGAGGGCATTCTGGATTCGGATTTTTCATTTGATCTGGAGGTCCGCATCGGTGCTGGTGCCTTTGTTTGTGGAGAAGAAACGGCCCTCATCGCTTCCGTGGAAGGGAAAAGGGGAGAACCGGAACAAAAGCCGCCCTATCCGTCGGATGAAGGTTTGGAGAAACGACCCACTGTCATCAACAATGTTGAGACGTTGGGCAACATTCCCAATATTCTAAGCAAAGGTGCCGATCATTTCAAACGTCATGGTACGGAAAAAAGCCGTGGTACCAAAGTGTTCGCACTGGCAGGGGACATCAATAATACCGGATTGGTGGAAGTGCCGTTGGGAATGACTTTGGGAGAGATCCTCTTTGATATTGGTGGTGGAATTCCGAAAGGAAAACGGTTCAAAGTCGCCCAAACCGGCGGACCTTCCGGCGGATGCATCACCGGGGACAATCTGAACGTTCCGGTAGATTACGAATCCTTGTCGGACCTGGGTGCCATCATGGGATCCGGTGGGTTGATCTGTATGGATGAAGACACCTGCATGGTGGATATGGCCAGATATTTCATGGAATTCGTTCAAGACGAGTCTTGCGGAAAGTGCCTTGCTTGTCGTGTCGGAACCAGGAGAATGTTGGAAATATTGAATCGGATCACCCAGGGACAGGGAAGAGAAGGGGACGTGGAGCTCCTTATCGAATTATCGGAAACCATCAAGGATACGGCTTTATGCGGTTTGGGACAAACTGCACCGAATCCCGTTTTAAGTACCATCAAGTATTTTAGGGAAGAATACGATCAACATATTCGAGATCACCACTGTCAGGCTGGAGTTTGTTCCGATCTGTTTATATCGCCATGCGAAAATGCCTGTCCCGCTCACGTGAACGTACCGGGTTACATGGCCCTGATTGCTGCAGGAAGACCATTGGATGCCTACCGGTTGATCCGCCAGGAAAATCCCTTGCCTGCCGTTTGTGGGAGGATCTGCACCCATCCTTGTGAAAGCAAGTGCAGACGGAGCCAGCTGGACGAGCCACTGGCCATCAGTGATCTGAAGAGATTTGCAGCCGATGAAGCCATGAAAGTGGAAGGGGGAGTACCGGAATCTGTATTGTCCAAAAAAGACAAGTCCGTGGGCATCGTAGGTGCCGGACCATCCGGTCTGACCTGTGGATTTTATTTGGCAAAAATGGGATATGACGTCACCATCTATGAAAAGCACCCATTGCCGGGAGGCGTTCTGGCCTACGGCATTCCGGAGTATCGACTTCCAAGAGATGTCCTCATGAAAGAGATCGATTCCATCAAGCGGGTGGGAGTGAAAATCAAAACCAACGTGGAGATCGGTCAGGATCTTTCCTTTGGCCAGTTGAGGGAAGCCCACGATGCCGTGTTTATCGGCACCGGGACTCATGGATCGAAGTCGGCTGGGATCCCCGGTGAAGATCTGCCAGGAGTCCACAAGGGTCTGGAATTTTTGCGGCATGCAGGAGAATGGACATGGCCGGAACAGGAAAACGTAGTGGTCGTCATTGGTGGGGGCAGCACTGCAGTAGACGCGGCAAGGGTTTCCTTGCGAAAAGGAGCAAAAGAGGTCCATATCTTCTATCGAAGAAAAAAAGAAGACATGCCGGCACATGAGCGGGAGATCGATGAAGCATTGGAAGAGGGGATCCTTCTTCATGAAATGTTTTCTCCTGTAGAAATTCAGGGCGTGGATAAAACTACAGGTGTATTGTTCCAAAAGATGAAAGCAAAAGGCTACTCCGCCGACGGCAGAAATAAAGTTGTGGCGGATGAGGGCAATACCTTGGTATTTCCATGTGACCAGGTCATCGTTGCAGTCAGCCAGCATACGGAAATCGATTTTGCAAAACCCTATCGCTTCGATCTGACCAATTGGGACACCTTCATTGTTGATGAAAGCACTCAAAGAACCAACGTGGAACAGGTATTTGCCGGTGGAGACGTGGTTCGCGGATCCAACGTGGCCATATTGGCCATAGCAGACGGAAAGCGGGCGGCATCTGCCATTGATGCGGCATTGGGGGGCAGTGGCGAACTCTATAAGGGAGAACATATCGAAATCCCCATGGAGATCGATGATTCGGAATTGATGGAGCATTCCCGATTCCCCATGGACTTTTTGACACCGGAGGAACGGTTCAACAATTTTAGAGAAGTGGCGTACCGATACCATCGCCTCAATGCCATGGCAGAAGCCATGCGTTGTCTGCGATGCGATTATCGGGCTTAG
- a CDS encoding cation:proton antiporter, whose amino-acid sequence MLLSIALILLMGFSLGALLHRIGIPALLGMMAAGMILGPYGLDLFSPEILLISPELRKIALIVILLRGGLSLDLKDLKQVGRPAVLLCFLPALLEMITITLLAPKLFPISTLDAALMGAVVAAVSPAVVVPRMIEMIGNKIGTKKSIPQMILAGASVDDIFVIVVFTSLLTMSTGGETSIGTNVIHVPLAILSGSLIGLSIGWISTLVFRKISVRDTAKVLILLSISFLMVSFEDAFPFIPFSGLLAVMAMGVSMLQSNRNMASRIMGKFSKIWVAAEILLFVLVGGAIDFRYLSDAGLLSMILLAAGLLFRFIGVWLSTSGTILENKEKLFCAIAYMPKATVQAAIGAIPLAMGLEAGNLILTVAVLAIIITAPLGAVGIDRLQRRLLK is encoded by the coding sequence GTGTTATTAAGCATTGCACTTATTTTATTGATGGGTTTTTCACTCGGTGCCCTTTTACACCGGATCGGCATCCCCGCTCTTCTCGGCATGATGGCGGCCGGCATGATTTTGGGACCTTACGGATTGGACTTGTTTTCTCCGGAGATCCTGTTGATTTCTCCGGAACTTCGAAAGATCGCCTTGATCGTCATACTGCTTCGAGGCGGATTGTCTTTGGACCTGAAAGATCTGAAGCAAGTAGGGCGTCCTGCCGTCCTCCTCTGTTTCCTCCCCGCTCTTTTGGAGATGATCACCATTACACTGCTGGCGCCAAAACTCTTTCCCATATCCACTCTGGATGCAGCTCTTATGGGTGCTGTGGTTGCCGCCGTATCGCCGGCGGTTGTGGTACCGAGGATGATCGAAATGATCGGAAATAAAATCGGAACAAAAAAAAGCATCCCCCAAATGATTTTGGCAGGAGCTTCCGTAGACGATATCTTTGTTATCGTCGTATTTACTTCGTTGCTTACCATGAGCACGGGAGGAGAAACCTCCATTGGAACGAATGTGATCCATGTACCCCTGGCCATCTTATCCGGGTCATTGATCGGTCTGTCCATCGGTTGGATCTCGACACTTGTCTTTCGAAAGATCTCCGTCCGGGACACGGCAAAAGTATTGATTTTGTTGAGCATTTCTTTCCTCATGGTTTCTTTTGAAGATGCTTTTCCCTTCATCCCTTTTTCCGGGTTGCTGGCTGTCATGGCCATGGGTGTTTCCATGCTGCAAAGCAACAGGAACATGGCCTCCCGGATCATGGGGAAATTCTCCAAGATCTGGGTCGCTGCTGAGATCCTGTTGTTCGTTTTAGTGGGAGGGGCCATCGATTTTCGATATCTTTCAGATGCAGGACTTCTTTCCATGATCCTTTTGGCAGCAGGTTTACTGTTTCGCTTCATCGGGGTATGGCTCAGTACATCCGGTACCATCCTTGAAAATAAGGAAAAGTTGTTTTGCGCCATCGCCTACATGCCAAAAGCCACCGTCCAGGCTGCCATTGGTGCCATCCCCCTTGCTATGGGGTTGGAAGCCGGCAATCTGATCCTGACCGTGGCCGTACTGGCGATCATAATAACGGCGCCCTTGGGCGCCGTAGGAATCGATCGTTTGCAGCGTCGTCTGCTGAAATGA
- a CDS encoding NADH-dependent [FeFe] hydrogenase, group A6, translating into MINLTINGKALAVPDGTTILEAAKDNGINIPHLCYLKDVHQSGACRMCVVEVEGMKNLQASCISQAKEGMVIHTNTGRVRNARKVLFELLMSDHPKDCLICSRNNHCEIQDLGEQIQVQNSRFEGSKSKSSLDNSSWAIEKDDSKCILCKRCVTVCNEIQGVGILNTQNRGFEATVAGGLDLPLGETVCTNCGQCVTVCPTGALKERDAITPVWDAIMDPKKVVVVQTAPAVRVALGEEFDMEPGSNVTGKMAKALEELGFDHVFDTNFAADLTIIEEGTELLVRLVNHLFHQGAIDEEAVKKTGLPLLAEPPALPMITSCSPGWIKYAEHAFPQQLEHLSTCKSPHMMLGALIKTYYASVIKVRPEDLYVVSIMPCTAKKYEIKRPEMVNDDLPNVDAVLTTRELGKMIKDAGIDFVALEEGEFENPLGLSSGAADIFGVTGGVMEAALRTVYELVTGREIPFEKLRVEPMKGLDRIKVASLTIEDPLEAFEFLQGVPVSIASTSGLVGATMLLDEIQQGTSPHLFIEVMGCPGGCISGGGQPRMTTDEIRQKRMEGLYREDEKKVLRKSHENPFIEQIYSNFLEKPLGHRSHELLHTNYTMRNKT; encoded by the coding sequence TTGATCAATTTGACGATCAATGGAAAAGCATTGGCTGTACCGGATGGTACCACCATATTGGAAGCGGCCAAAGATAATGGGATCAATATTCCCCATTTGTGTTACTTGAAGGATGTCCATCAGTCTGGTGCCTGTCGAATGTGCGTCGTGGAAGTGGAAGGTATGAAAAACCTGCAGGCATCCTGCATCTCCCAAGCAAAGGAAGGAATGGTGATCCACACCAATACGGGACGGGTGCGGAATGCCCGCAAAGTACTTTTTGAATTGTTGATGAGCGATCACCCTAAAGACTGTTTGATCTGCAGTAGGAACAATCACTGTGAGATCCAGGACCTGGGAGAGCAGATCCAGGTGCAAAACAGCCGCTTTGAAGGCTCCAAATCCAAATCCTCCCTGGATAACAGTTCATGGGCCATCGAAAAGGATGACAGCAAATGCATCTTATGCAAAAGGTGTGTCACCGTATGCAATGAGATCCAGGGCGTAGGGATCCTCAATACCCAAAATCGAGGTTTTGAAGCCACAGTGGCCGGCGGATTGGATCTGCCTTTGGGGGAAACGGTGTGTACCAACTGCGGACAATGCGTTACCGTGTGTCCGACCGGGGCCTTGAAGGAGCGGGATGCCATTACACCCGTATGGGATGCCATCATGGATCCCAAAAAGGTGGTCGTCGTGCAAACCGCACCTGCAGTAAGGGTGGCCTTGGGAGAAGAGTTTGACATGGAACCGGGATCCAACGTAACGGGGAAAATGGCGAAGGCTCTGGAAGAACTGGGCTTTGATCACGTATTCGATACAAACTTTGCTGCAGACCTGACCATTATCGAGGAAGGGACGGAATTGTTGGTGCGGTTGGTGAATCACCTGTTCCATCAAGGAGCCATTGATGAGGAAGCGGTGAAAAAAACCGGATTGCCGTTGTTGGCAGAACCTCCGGCTTTGCCCATGATCACCAGCTGCTCTCCAGGTTGGATCAAATATGCAGAACATGCATTTCCTCAACAATTGGAACATCTATCCACCTGCAAGTCTCCCCATATGATGCTGGGTGCTTTGATCAAAACCTATTATGCCAGCGTTATCAAGGTACGGCCGGAAGATCTGTATGTGGTAAGCATCATGCCTTGTACGGCGAAAAAGTATGAGATCAAGCGACCGGAAATGGTCAATGACGATCTACCCAATGTAGATGCCGTATTGACGACCAGAGAACTCGGTAAAATGATCAAAGATGCGGGCATCGATTTTGTCGCTCTGGAAGAGGGAGAATTCGAAAATCCCCTGGGTCTGTCGTCCGGTGCTGCTGATATTTTCGGGGTAACTGGAGGCGTCATGGAAGCGGCTCTTCGAACCGTTTATGAGCTGGTAACAGGAAGGGAGATCCCCTTTGAAAAACTGAGGGTGGAACCTATGAAAGGTTTGGATCGAATCAAAGTAGCTTCCTTGACCATTGAGGATCCCCTGGAAGCGTTCGAATTCCTGCAGGGGGTTCCCGTCAGCATCGCAAGCACCAGCGGGCTGGTTGGGGCAACCATGCTTTTGGATGAGATCCAGCAAGGGACCAGTCCTCATCTATTCATCGAGGTGATGGGGTGTCCCGGAGGATGCATCAGCGGCGGTGGACAACCTCGCATGACCACTGACGAGATCCGTCAAAAGAGAATGGAAGGTCTCTATCGGGAAGACGAGAAGAAAGTGTTGCGAAAGTCCCATGAGAATCCTTTCATTGAACAGATCTACAGCAACTTTTTAGAAAAACCATTGGGACATCGATCCCACGAATTGCTTCATACCAATTACACCATGAGAAATAAAACATAA
- a CDS encoding NADH-quinone oxidoreductase subunit NuoE family protein yields MSQAVLCEEKVKSPEAQYDLLTEVMDRYNRNEKNLIQILHYAQSIFGFLSSDTQRFIAEKMDLPLSRVSGVVSFYSFFSTMPKGRHTISICLGTACYVRGGKKIIEKLNELLGIDVGETTLDRRFSMEIKRCIGACGLAPAISIDNNVHKRVNPNRIKNILELYE; encoded by the coding sequence ATGAGTCAAGCAGTTTTGTGCGAAGAAAAAGTGAAGTCTCCGGAAGCACAATACGATTTGCTGACAGAGGTAATGGATCGCTACAACCGCAACGAAAAAAACCTGATCCAGATTTTGCATTACGCACAATCCATATTCGGATTTTTATCGTCGGATACCCAGCGTTTCATTGCAGAAAAGATGGACTTGCCCTTATCCAGGGTAAGCGGTGTGGTAAGTTTCTATTCGTTTTTCTCCACCATGCCGAAAGGGCGTCATACCATCAGCATTTGTCTGGGAACCGCATGTTATGTTCGAGGCGGGAAAAAAATCATCGAGAAGCTGAATGAATTGCTGGGGATCGATGTGGGGGAAACGACATTGGATCGAAGATTTTCCATGGAGATCAAACGCTGCATCGGTGCATGCGGTCTGGCTCCTGCCATCAGCATCGACAACAATGTCCACAAGCGAGTGAACCCGAACCGGATCAAAAACATTTTGGAGCTTTACGAGTAG
- a CDS encoding prenyltransferase, translating into MKKKNTKNTIKSAKDLWIALRPLSLTLSLASTTMGILMARQDGFLFNGDTGLDLWKIVLITIAGMSVLGSANLINDFYEGSFKYHRPGEKTYRFSKYDRTAFDMLVFAFSMLCILLTAIIGLILMNWSTHNLIYIGLIGIAGAYAYTGEPFVYKRKGLGAVLSLILVGSLMVEGSYMVFSRQFSWSPILYTLPAGLMIPLMMFSNEIRDVERDKRLGIKTFTVIFGKKVGKLAYIGLLVAAYALTLTFVIRGKLPLLSLSVLLTLPLSVHAYRTVSQKTSGIRVTNWLHIAFNLLFIASLSFSG; encoded by the coding sequence ATGAAGAAAAAGAACACAAAGAACACTATAAAATCTGCAAAAGATCTGTGGATCGCCCTGCGTCCCCTATCCTTGACCCTTTCCCTGGCTTCGACGACCATGGGGATCCTCATGGCTCGACAGGATGGTTTTTTGTTCAACGGCGACACCGGTCTGGATCTTTGGAAGATCGTATTGATCACCATCGCGGGAATGAGCGTATTGGGATCAGCCAACCTCATCAATGATTTCTATGAAGGCTCTTTCAAATACCATCGACCTGGAGAAAAAACCTACCGCTTTTCGAAATACGACCGCACCGCTTTTGACATGCTGGTTTTTGCCTTCAGCATGCTGTGTATATTGTTGACTGCAATCATAGGTTTGATCCTCATGAACTGGAGTACTCATAACCTTATATACATAGGTTTGATAGGAATCGCTGGTGCTTATGCCTATACAGGAGAACCTTTTGTCTATAAACGAAAGGGGCTTGGTGCGGTCTTGTCTCTGATCCTGGTGGGTTCACTCATGGTGGAAGGCAGCTACATGGTATTCTCCCGTCAGTTCTCCTGGTCTCCGATCCTGTATACATTGCCTGCAGGATTGATGATCCCCTTGATGATGTTTTCCAATGAGATCCGGGATGTGGAACGGGATAAACGCCTAGGCATCAAAACCTTCACCGTCATATTCGGAAAGAAAGTAGGAAAGCTTGCTTATATAGGATTGCTGGTCGCCGCCTACGCATTGACCCTAACTTTTGTCATCCGTGGAAAACTGCCCTTGTTGAGTTTGTCGGTATTGCTCACACTTCCTTTGTCCGTTCACGCATACAGGACCGTTTCTCAAAAGACCAGCGGGATCCGAGTAACCAATTGGCTCCACATCGCCTTTAATCTCCTCTTCATTGCCTCACTTTCCTTTTCTGGATGA
- a CDS encoding ECF transporter S component has protein sequence MDRKVIFITKTGLLLALALMIQIGLAPFAQPVVGPLVNMVLLLAVVLVGPWGAVTVGCLTPLVAFFVGIMGLLPVIPVIMLGNTIYALVFWLFYKRNQFIAVIMAAAGKFLSMAVGVRILAAFFVPNLPAPVVVALSLPQLYTALIGGFIGLLVLHYLPRSMQKSVM, from the coding sequence ATGGACAGGAAGGTAATATTTATCACAAAAACAGGGCTGTTGCTGGCACTTGCTTTGATGATCCAGATCGGACTGGCGCCGTTTGCCCAACCGGTGGTGGGACCGCTGGTCAACATGGTGTTGTTGCTGGCAGTAGTGTTGGTAGGTCCATGGGGTGCTGTAACTGTAGGTTGTCTCACTCCATTGGTGGCATTTTTTGTCGGGATCATGGGTCTGTTGCCTGTGATACCGGTGATCATGCTGGGAAACACCATTTATGCCCTGGTGTTCTGGTTGTTTTATAAGAGAAATCAATTTATTGCGGTCATAATGGCAGCTGCAGGAAAATTTCTTTCCATGGCCGTAGGTGTACGGATCCTGGCAGCGTTTTTTGTGCCGAATCTTCCGGCTCCCGTCGTTGTTGCCCTGTCATTGCCTCAGCTCTACACCGCTCTCATTGGAGGATTTATTGGATTACTGGTCCTTCACTATCTTCCAAGGAGCATGCAGAAAAGTGTAATGTAG
- a CDS encoding ABC transporter substrate-binding protein → MYRVKRILVIFFVLALVLLTACSNESGGDGENLSLKIGVMPAVDSAPILLAKENGYYEELGLDVEIQIYTNAMNRQSALQSGELDGAMTDVIALVNNVENGFAIKVTTSTDGSFPFLIHPEYDGKKEVKVGMMEVSVSNYLSDKSLMDYEVEKVYINEIPARLEMVATGNLDMAVIPEPMASQGALNGLKKEMIENDDAFSPDVMVFTDSAITEKEEALKLFHQAYNKAIQDINADDGPARDILIQTLELNPQIKENILMPEYHQARVPSKEFFQGILDWNQEVLGISIELDYEELVEDRFTHD, encoded by the coding sequence GTGTATAGGGTAAAAAGAATTTTAGTGATATTTTTTGTTTTGGCATTGGTATTGTTGACCGCTTGCAGTAATGAAAGTGGTGGGGATGGCGAAAATTTGTCTTTGAAGATCGGGGTCATGCCGGCAGTGGATTCTGCACCTATTTTATTGGCAAAAGAAAATGGATATTATGAAGAGCTAGGATTGGACGTAGAAATTCAAATATACACCAATGCCATGAATCGACAAAGTGCATTGCAAAGCGGGGAACTTGATGGAGCCATGACAGACGTGATCGCACTGGTCAATAATGTAGAAAATGGATTTGCCATCAAAGTAACCACCAGTACCGACGGTTCCTTTCCGTTTCTTATTCATCCAGAGTATGATGGAAAAAAGGAGGTCAAAGTCGGTATGATGGAAGTAAGCGTCTCCAATTACCTGTCGGATAAAAGCTTGATGGATTATGAGGTGGAGAAAGTCTACATCAATGAGATCCCGGCCAGACTGGAAATGGTGGCAACGGGAAATCTTGATATGGCAGTTATTCCGGAACCCATGGCATCGCAAGGAGCCCTCAATGGCTTGAAAAAGGAAATGATCGAAAACGATGATGCGTTTTCGCCTGATGTGATGGTATTTACGGATAGTGCCATAACTGAGAAGGAAGAAGCCCTGAAATTGTTTCATCAAGCCTACAACAAGGCGATACAAGATATCAACGCAGACGATGGTCCGGCTCGTGACATCCTGATCCAGACATTGGAGCTGAATCCCCAAATCAAAGAAAATATCCTGATGCCTGAATATCATCAGGCAAGAGTACCAAGCAAGGAATTCTTTCAAGGAATCCTGGACTGGAACCAAGAAGTGCTGGGGATCTCCATTGAACTGGATTATGAAGAGTTGGTAGAGGATCGATTCACCCATGATTGA
- a CDS encoding cytochrome b5 domain-containing protein, whose translation MKEKYKVKKIWMVITLLLVVGFLIVGCSGGGGNDTAEGDLELTLEELAQYNGKDGNPAYVAVDGVVYDVSESSRWADGEHNGFEAGNDLTEEIKNVSPHGTSTLSRMPVVGKIVE comes from the coding sequence ATGAAAGAAAAATATAAAGTGAAGAAGATCTGGATGGTGATCACCTTGTTGCTTGTTGTCGGTTTCTTGATCGTTGGATGTTCCGGCGGCGGGGGAAATGACACGGCGGAAGGTGACCTGGAATTGACTCTGGAAGAACTGGCCCAATATAACGGCAAAGACGGTAATCCGGCGTATGTCGCTGTTGACGGTGTCGTTTACGATGTAAGCGAATCTTCCAGATGGGCGGATGGAGAACACAATGGTTTTGAGGCAGGCAATGACCTGACCGAAGAAATCAAAAATGTATCCCCCCATGGAACGTCGACCCTGAGCCGAATGCCTGTGGTCGGAAAAATAGTTGAATAA